From the genome of Thermaerobacter marianensis DSM 12885:
GTTGAGGCGCTCGCGGTAGCGGTTGTTCACCTCGTACCGGTGCCGGTGCCGCTCGTAGATCAACTCCTGGCGGCCGTACAGCTCCCAGGCCAGCGAGCCGGGCTCCAGCCGGCACGGGTAGCGTCCCAGGCGCATGGTGCCGCCCAGGTTGGTCACCTGCTTCTGCTCTTCCATCAAGTCGATGACGGGGTGAGGCGTGGACGGCTCGAATTCGGTGCTGTGGGCGCCCTCAAGCCCCAGGACGTGCCGGGCGAACTCGATGACGGCACACTGCAGGCCCAAACAGATGCCGAGGAACGGCACGCCGTGTTCCCGGGCGTAGCGCACCGCGGCGATCTTCCCCTCGACGCCACGGTAACCGAAGCCGCCGGGCACCAGGATGCCGTGCATGTCCCGGAGCAGCTTCTCCGCGCCCTGTTCTTCCACGGCCTCGCTGTGGATCCAATGGATGTCCACGCCCAGCCGGTGGGCGATGCCGCCGTGGCCCAGGGCCTCGGCCACACTGATGTAGGCGTCGGTCAGGTCGACGTACTTGCCCACCACGGCGATGCGCACCTGGCCGTCGGGGTGCTTGATATGGTCCACCATCTCCCGCCACTGGCGCAGGTCGGGCTCCCGGTGGGGCAGGCCCAGACGCCGGGTGACGATCTCGCCCAGGCCCTCCTCCTCCAGGCGCAGGGGCACCTCGTAGATGGTGTCCACATCGGGGTTGCTGATCACCGCCCGGGGCTCCACGTCGCAGAAGAGGGCGATCTTCTCCCGCACGTCCCGGGGCAGGGGCCGCTCGCAGCGGCAGACGATGGCGTCGGGCTGGATGCCGATGCTGCGCAGCTCCTTGACGCTGTGCTGGGTGGGCTTGGTCTTCAGTTCCCCCGCGGCTCCCACGTAGGGCACCAGGGTCACGTGGATGTACATGACCTCGTCGCGGCCGATGTCCCGGCGCAGCTGGCGGATGGCTTCCAGGTAGGGCAGGCCCTCGATGTCGCCCACGGTGCCGCCGATCTCGACGATCACCACGTCGGCGCCGCTGGTCTGCGCCACCGACAGGATGCGGCCCTTGATCTCGTTGGTGATGTGCGGGATCACCTGCACCGTGCCGCCGAGGAAGTCGCCGCGCCGCTCCTTCTCGATCACCGCCTGGTACACCTGGCCGGTGGTCACCGTGTGGGCGCGGGAGACGTTCTCGTCGATGAACCGCTCGTAGTGCCCCAAGTCCAGGTCCGTCTCGGCGCCGTCGTCGGTGACGAAGACCTCCCCGTGCTGCAGCGGGCTCATGGTCCCCGCGTCCACGTTGATATACGGGTCAATCTTCTGGATGGCCACCCGCAGGCCGCGGGCCTTGAGCAGGCGGCCCAGGGAGGCGGCGGTGATGCCCTTGCCCAGGGCGGAGACCACGCCTCCCGTGACGAAGATGAACTTGGCCATCGATCCCCCTCCGGATTGGCCGCTGGCCGCGGCGGCGGAACAGCGGGCGGCGGCCTGCAGACGGCCGGCGGCCGGTTTCGTCCGGCGGGTGGCGGGCCGCGCCCACCGGTCACGACCCCGCCGGCGGCCCCCGCCGGCCCCGGTGCCGGCTCGCCGGGACGGCGCCGCTCACATCCGCTCGGGCGCCGTCACCCCCAGCAGACCCAGGGTGCGCGCCAGCACCCGGCGGGTGGCGTCCACCAGGGCCAGCCGCGCCCGGGCCACGGGCTCCTCCTCACCCAGCACGCGGCAGCGGGTGTAGAACTGGTGAAACAGGGTGGCCACGTCCTTGAGGTAATAGGTCAGCCGGTGGGGCTCCCGGGCCGCGGCCGCGGCCGCCACCTCCCCCGGCAGGTCGAGCAGGCGCCGCGCCAGGTCCCGCTCCGCCGGATCGCCCAGCGGGCTCAGGTCCGCCGCCGGGTCGGGCCGCAGGCCCGCCTCGGCTTCGGCCTGGCGCAAGATCCCGCAGGCCCGGGCATGGGCGTACTGCACGTAGTAGACGGGGTTCTCGTTGGACCGCAGGTTGGCCAGGTCCAGGTCGAAGTCCAGGTGGGTGTCCGGCGACCGCATCAGGAAGAAGTACCGGGCGGCATCCACGTCCACCTCGTCCAGGAACTCCGCCATGGTCACCAGCTCGCCGCGGCGCTTGGACATCCGCACCGCCTGACCGCCCCGCACCAGGTGGACCATCTGGGTCAGCAGCACCTCGAACCAGCCGTCGGGCAGGCCCAGGGCCCGCAAGGCCGCCTCCATGGGCACCACGTGGCCGTGGTGGTCCTGCCCCCAGATGTCGATGGCCTGCTGGAAGCCCCGCTCCCACTTGGTCAGGTGGTAGGCGATGTCCACCAGGGTATAGGTGTACTCCCCGTCGCGGCGCACCAGCACCCGGTCCTTGTCGTCCCCCACGGCGGACGAACGCAGCCAGACGGCGCCGTCGTGCTCGTACACCATATCCCGCTGCCGCAGCCGCTCCAGCACGCGCTCGGGATACCCTTCCGCCCGCACCCGGCTCTCGGGATACCACACGTCGAACTCCACGCCGAACCGGGCCAGCTGGGTGCGCATCTGGGCCACCAGGGACTCCACGGCGAAGCGG
Proteins encoded in this window:
- the argS gene encoding arginine--tRNA ligase, which encodes MAVDPVASAKQQVRDALAAAARAAVAAGELPAEADPANESWRGVQVEVPRDPRHGDFASNAALVLAGRAGRPPREVAAVFQRHLPGGAWLRQVEVAGPGFLNFYLADAWWKEGVRAILQAGDAFGATDAGAGRKVQVEFVSANPTGPLGVVNARAAALGDALARVLEAAGYRVEKEFYLNDAGNQIRKLAQSVEARMRQELGQEAEIPEGGYPGAYLIDIARDLLAAEGPGLLDRPEEQRWERMARFAVESLVAQMRTQLARFGVEFDVWYPESRVRAEGYPERVLERLRQRDMVYEHDGAVWLRSSAVGDDKDRVLVRRDGEYTYTLVDIAYHLTKWERGFQQAIDIWGQDHHGHVVPMEAALRALGLPDGWFEVLLTQMVHLVRGGQAVRMSKRRGELVTMAEFLDEVDVDAARYFFLMRSPDTHLDFDLDLANLRSNENPVYYVQYAHARACGILRQAEAEAGLRPDPAADLSPLGDPAERDLARRLLDLPGEVAAAAAAREPHRLTYYLKDVATLFHQFYTRCRVLGEEEPVARARLALVDATRRVLARTLGLLGVTAPERM
- a CDS encoding CTP synthase translates to MAKFIFVTGGVVSALGKGITAASLGRLLKARGLRVAIQKIDPYINVDAGTMSPLQHGEVFVTDDGAETDLDLGHYERFIDENVSRAHTVTTGQVYQAVIEKERRGDFLGGTVQVIPHITNEIKGRILSVAQTSGADVVIVEIGGTVGDIEGLPYLEAIRQLRRDIGRDEVMYIHVTLVPYVGAAGELKTKPTQHSVKELRSIGIQPDAIVCRCERPLPRDVREKIALFCDVEPRAVISNPDVDTIYEVPLRLEEEGLGEIVTRRLGLPHREPDLRQWREMVDHIKHPDGQVRIAVVGKYVDLTDAYISVAEALGHGGIAHRLGVDIHWIHSEAVEEQGAEKLLRDMHGILVPGGFGYRGVEGKIAAVRYAREHGVPFLGICLGLQCAVIEFARHVLGLEGAHSTEFEPSTPHPVIDLMEEQKQVTNLGGTMRLGRYPCRLEPGSLAWELYGRQELIYERHRHRYEVNNRYRERLNAAGLRTTGVWPEGDLVEVIELPGHPWFVGTQYHPELKSRPTRPHPLFAGFVRAAAERAGLRPVGAGVRS